The stretch of DNA tacaactcatccagaacgccgcagcccgtctggtgttcaaccttcccaagttctctcacgtcaccccgctcctccgctctctccactggcttccagttgaagctcgcatccgctacaagaccatggtgctcgccacggagctgtgaggggaacggcacctcagtacctccaggctctgatcaggccctacacccaaacaagggcactgcgttcatccacctctggcctgctcgcctccctaccactgaggaagtacagttcccgctcagcccagtcaaaactgttcgctgctctggcccccaatggtggaacaaactccctcacgacgccaggacagcggagtcaatcaccaccttccggagacacctgaaaccccacctcttcaaggaatacctaggatagggtaagtaagggtaagtaatccttctcacccccccttctcccccaacaagatttagatgcaagtggctgttccactggttgtcataaggtgtatgcaccaatttgtaagtcgctctggataagagcgtctgctaaatgacttaaatgtaaatgtaaatgtaaatgtgatgaaAGATGTAGCTCTGGGATGTAGGCTATATGATAGTGATGAAGGATGTAGCTCTGGGATGTAGGCTATATGATAGTGATGAAGGATGTAGCTCTGGGATGTAGGCTATATGATAGTGATGAAGGGTGTGGCTCTGGGATGTAGGCTATATGATAGTGATGAAGGATGTAGCTCTGGGATGTAGGCTATATGATAGTGATGAAGGATGTAGCTCTGGGATGTAGGCTATATGATAGTGATGAAGGATGTAGCTCTGGGATGTAGGTTATATGATAGTGATGAAGGATGTAGCTCTGGGATGTAGGCTATATGATAGTGATGAAGGATGTAGCTCTGGGATGTAGACCTTCCAAAaccttcctaggttttggcctttctagggagtttttcctagccaccgtgcttttacacctgcattgtttgctgtttggggttttaggctgggtttctgtacagcactttgagatatcagctgatgtacagagggctatataaataaatttgatttgatttgatttgatgaaaggATGTGTGGATACAATTCTTGGATAAAGACAATAGGCTGATATTGAAGAAATGCATAGACCCAAATTCATTGAATGAAGTATTGGTAAACTGGTGTTGACATTACCAACATTTTGACAACAACCTGACACCTTGTCCGTTCATGCACTCTGAAATGAAAAATAGAATTTGGTCAAAGTTGATCATCTGTCGTAACTAGTGCATATTTTTTTAAAGGAGTGGAGCAGTTCCAAACGGAAATAGCAGTAGGCTGGATTCAAACCCATGCAGCGTACTGTATATGCAGCGGCTTAGCCTGCAAGACAATCAAAAGGCGGTGTGCAGGTTTTAGATATATTTTGGATTTCCAATGTTCCCTGACATATATTCCCTTGTGTTCTTTCTACAGAGGAGGGACCATGTTGCTGTACCAAGGTCCTGGGAATACCTATACTGGGAATACCACTGCCCCTCTCTAGCTGGATCATCTGACACCAACTCCCCCAAGATTTCCTGACGGATATAATCCAATTCATCCTTCCATATTTTGGATATTCGAAGCAATAGTGGCATTGGCACATGTAAACATGGTTCCCGCCTTCTATACACTTGTGTATTTTTTTCTGTTTACACATTTTACACATAACAGGGATTTTCAAAACCGTAATGTTCTCTCATTAAATTGTTCAAATGTTTTTGTCATTGGAAACTCATCTGGAGAGGAACATCTCTGATCCGAGGTGGGCATGCGCTACGTTTTGGTAGCGACCAGTCATACAGCATTGTTGAAGATGTAAAGCTGTCTAACCTCAGTCCTATGCCCTCAAATGCTAATTTAGCACCATACATTGTTGTGAAAGTAAAGCCATACTCAGCATGCATACTCAACTGTGAATACGAACTCTATTATTCAGGGTGTTCAGGATCAACCATGAACATATATCAGAGCATGATTGTTACCTGTGCAACGTAGGTGTGAATGTATTTTTACTATGAAAAGGTGTAAAAAAGTATGAGCCATCACAATGTCAATGTCTTAAATCATAATTTGGATTCCACTTCTTGTGCACGTCAACGTGGACAATACCAATTAATAACTTTCACTGTATCTTCATACAAATCTTTTACAGAAATCGTACGAATCTTGGGACAAAACTTTACCGGAGAGACCGCAGCTGTTGTTGAAAGTGCAGGGTGTCTCTAGAACACGGCACTGCTGCATCAGTGCCTACATTTCTGGCTAGCTgggcatccctccctcccttctctctgtctctcttacaaTGAGCCAGAAGTTGGAGAAGTTGACCTTGGAGACGGACCAGCCTCTGGTCTACACCGTGGAGGAGCTGGAGTGTAAGATTTGCTACAACCGTTATGACACGCGTACCCGCAAGCCCAAGGTGTTGGGCTGCCTCCACCGCGTCTGCGCCAAATGCCTGAAGAAGATCGTGGAGAACTCGTCCCCCAGCATCGTCAGCTGCCCCTTCTGCCGCCACGAGACGCACGTGTCCGACGATGACATCTGGCTGCTGCAGGACGACAGCAACATCCTGGCCATCCTCACCTACCAGGACCGTGCCAGGAAGAGTGGCGGTTCCATCACCCCGAGTGGGGAGGTGCTGCTCACTCCGGGCAGCCTGAGCGGGAGTGGAGGTGGAGAGGGTGGCTGTGGTGGTTCTGGGGGCGGCTGCGTCACAACCGGTGAGCAGTCACACAGCTCCTCCGACTGCCTGGTCATTACCATCATGGAGGTGCCGGGCGAGTCGCAGTCATCAGACTCCATGAGCATGCTCAATATGGTGCGCCTGTACCGGCCCGCCAGCCTGGCCTCGCTGCCCTGCCACCTGCCTGCGCAGAAGTGCGGCGCATGGACCTCTCGCACCTTCCCCAGCTTCCTTATCGGCGTCCTGTGTCTAGTCTACTTCTCATCACTGCCGCTGGGCATCTATCTTCTGATGATCCAGCAGCTCACCCTGGGAATCATCCTGGTCAGCCTGGTGCCCTCCACCCTGGTTCTGTGTGTCTTCTACGGCTTCTGTCAATGCCTGTGCCATGAGATCATGCAGTCCATAGCGACATAGCCACGCCTCCGCTTAACTCCCCTCCCCCATCCTAATACCAATGTATTTCTATCAGTGGATGTGACATAGCAAGACCTGTAAAAGACAAAGCCAAATCACCAATGCAAATCTATACACCCTGTCCTTTTGTAAAATACCCCCCACCCCTTCCTTTTACCTTCTTCAGATAATACCAGCACTAAAACATCCGAGTGACCACTTGGATTTGGATGTATGGCTTGACTATTCAAGACAACCTGTGAAAGGCCCACGGCCTGATGAATGGTTTTCTAATTACACAGCTCAACCTGCATCAGATTGCTGCCGTTTGTGTTCATGCAGCTCACCGGAATGGGCTTCAGTTATTACTGTGACGATCACCAAACTGTATTGTTCAAAAATAATATGATCCTCTCAGTGTTAACCGTACTGTGGTAGAATACCCATCTGCTCGACCTATGGGCAACGGACTATGAAAACCCATAGTTTTAAGGATGTATTCAGACACTCAGCATAGTCACCATGTATACGCCATGTTCCTAGTTGCCTTTTAAAGGCATGTCTGTTTGTGCCCCTGCAGTAACTTAATGTTGTAAAACCTGTCTGTGTCATTGCATTGGAAACGGACATACCGCCTAAACTGTTACTAGATATTTCAATAAAAGACTCAAGACACTTTTGTGATTTTTGCCATTCTTTTTAAAAATTTCCCCCATAACCCACATTTCCTGGGCAACTGATTCCAATTTGCACTATTAATAGGATACAATCACATTCCATGTACTTAAAAATGAAGATGGAATAAGTTATGTAAAAACACAAAACATGCAAGTTATCATATAGGAAGGAACACGACACACAGCTACATAAGAAGCTTCATGAACATTACCCACAAGGGACTGGAGAAATCAATGTATTATCCACAGTAGTCTTTATGCTGAAGAATTACCCGCAGTGAAAAGTGTACCATTTTGTGATGTGTGAATCAGTCGGTTCCAGCCCCACAGACCCATTCTGCTAAAATGCTGACGTTTTGCTAACTCAAGCTAATTTTAGTGTTGTTGCTCCGGAGACCTGGCACATGGGAGCACCCCCATGGCATCGAAGGACCTCAGCTCCTAAAAGCTTCTTGTTAGCTATTACAGGAGAGCAACTCAAAGGAATATCTGGCTGGCACAATCAAATGCTGCTAATTATAAGAAACCTTACCTAGCACTAGAACTTAGAAATAGCATTAATCAACCACAATATGAATATGATAGAACCACACAATTTGTACAGAACCTGTGTCTAATGGTAACACTCCCAGTCTATTAGATCATGTCCAccatttttttttgcctttatttaactaggcaagtcagttaagaacaaattcttatttataatgacagcctacaccggcaacacccggacgatgctgggccaattgtgcactgcccaatgggactcccgatcacggctggttgtgatacagcctggatttgatttggtgtctgtagtgacgcctcaagcaccgagatgcagtaccttagaccgctgtgccactcgggagcccaaactAGCAACCCTCCAGTTGCTGGCtggcctctaaccgctaggctacctgccacctcaacAATACAAAAGCATCCAAAAACACAACTTTAGATATGATTAGGGAATATGATTTGTCAAAATGTGTTGACGTAAATCACTTTTATTTATGGAAGAAGAGCCAAGGGCACAGATGGTTCCATGGGCCTCAGCTGCTAGGGTTGGCCTAATTGAATAGTGTCTCCCTGAAGACCAGTTCCTGCCAGTGCCAGCAAGGAAACAGTAAGCAGgtgggatgtggaggaggagccCAATACTGAGGGCTCACCCTGAAGTTGCTCAGTTGTTTTCAGTCGTGTCGAAGGTTGTCAACTTGGCCGTAGGCTATAAGAAAGCATGAGACCCTGAGGAGACTTCAAAACAGAGGTGGGTTCTTAATCTAGCTTGATTATTTGGTAATGAATAAATTGCGAAGTAGCTAATAACTCTTGATTCCTAATTCCTTTATTTTGTGTTTCATATGTGGTCATTGTAATATTTGGTGGAGTTAGTGGCACAATATAGACTTCTGATAGTAATGCTAAGTATAAATGTTTATTGGAAAATAAAAGGGAGACATTATGAAGCAAATACAACTTTATATTTTTGCAGTGAAAATTATATGCCAATCATCAGAGATTACATCAATACTCAGGTCTATATTGGTTTTATAATACCAGTCCATTTACCTGGTTTAGTGAGACTGTGTGAAGAAACATATTAATTCCATCACAAGGTCCATGACAAGGTTATTGCTTGATGGGCTTAAAGACGTCAATCAGTGACTTTTGAACTTTTACTGTTGAAGCGATATCCCAAATACAAATACAGTAAAAGCACACACACGAACGGGTCAAAAATATGTTTTGagcaatagtttttttttttctgaCACAAGCGCAAACATCAAGGAGTATGGAATTCAAGGACTTGGTCTGATGGTAATCGGTGATGTCGACGGCCTCCCC from Oncorhynchus keta strain PuntledgeMale-10-30-2019 chromosome 21, Oket_V2, whole genome shotgun sequence encodes:
- the LOC118400610 gene encoding E3 ubiquitin-protein ligase RNF182 → MSQKLEKLTLETDQPLVYTVEELECKICYNRYDTRTRKPKVLGCLHRVCAKCLKKIVENSSPSIVSCPFCRHETHVSDDDIWLLQDDSNILAILTYQDRARKSGGSITPSGEVLLTPGSLSGSGGGEGGCGGSGGGCVTTGEQSHSSSDCLVITIMEVPGESQSSDSMSMLNMVRLYRPASLASLPCHLPAQKCGAWTSRTFPSFLIGVLCLVYFSSLPLGIYLLMIQQLTLGIILVSLVPSTLVLCVFYGFCQCLCHEIMQSIAT